In Psychrobacter sp. P11G3, a single genomic region encodes these proteins:
- a CDS encoding DUF1294 domain-containing protein translates to MNKQQGTVKKWQDDKGFGFIETEAGESVFFHISEFKAQRRPNIGEAVVFSIGQDAEGRKRATQVQELGFVQQKMAQKNQQIRQRNQKRSHQAEFEAGQKKRSFLGLAFYGVLALLAATDKLSWLVVGWYVVLGIITYGMYAKDKAAAQSGDWRTPESTLHILSALGGWVGALLAQTYLRHKSQKPEFRVTYYLTVVVNMAGLLFLLAGGGLETVTDLLSEFL, encoded by the coding sequence GTGAATAAACAACAAGGCACTGTCAAAAAATGGCAGGACGATAAAGGGTTTGGCTTTATTGAAACTGAAGCAGGCGAGTCTGTCTTCTTTCATATAAGTGAGTTTAAGGCTCAGCGCCGTCCTAATATCGGTGAGGCAGTGGTCTTTAGCATTGGACAGGATGCGGAAGGACGCAAGCGAGCCACGCAAGTACAAGAGCTTGGGTTTGTACAGCAAAAAATGGCACAAAAAAATCAGCAGATCCGTCAGCGCAATCAGAAGCGTAGCCATCAGGCAGAGTTTGAAGCAGGTCAAAAGAAACGTTCGTTTCTTGGACTGGCTTTTTATGGTGTCTTAGCTTTATTAGCAGCGACAGATAAACTAAGCTGGCTAGTGGTAGGCTGGTACGTCGTGCTAGGGATTATTACTTATGGCATGTATGCCAAAGACAAAGCTGCTGCGCAAAGTGGCGACTGGCGTACGCCTGAGTCTACACTGCATATACTAAGCGCGCTTGGCGGTTGGGTAGGCGCGCTATTGGCTCAAACGTATCTGCGTCACAAATCACAAAAACCCGAGTTTCGAGTGACTTATTATTTGACCGTCGTTGTGAATATGGCAGGGTTGCTATTTTTATTAGCAGGTGGTGGGTTAGAGACTGTCACTGATTTACTATCAGAGTTTCTATAA
- the lspA gene encoding signal peptidase II, with protein sequence MPNPTDSPESQHDQQPQVKVDHSPKPAHATTGSSTTPRSRLTKSTNKTPKLVANGSRAFVWYILALVVVIIDQWTKWLAETKLTFHDPVPVIEPFLNWTLAYNYGAAFSFLADAGGWQKWFFSGLALLMSLFLIIYLIKAPRKATLLSFGLALVLGGAVGNLIDRLLHGHVIDFIHVHYADVWHYPIFNIADIGISIGVLLIVIDMLFLEKKREMPRS encoded by the coding sequence ATGCCTAACCCAACAGACTCACCTGAAAGCCAGCATGACCAGCAGCCGCAGGTGAAGGTTGACCATTCGCCTAAGCCTGCTCATGCAACTACGGGTAGCTCGACTACACCTAGAAGTCGCCTGACCAAGTCAACAAATAAGACACCAAAGCTGGTGGCCAATGGTAGTCGTGCTTTTGTATGGTATATATTGGCATTGGTTGTTGTCATTATCGATCAGTGGACCAAGTGGCTGGCAGAAACCAAACTGACCTTTCATGATCCAGTGCCAGTAATTGAGCCATTTCTCAATTGGACATTGGCTTATAACTACGGCGCGGCATTTAGCTTTTTGGCAGATGCTGGCGGTTGGCAGAAGTGGTTTTTTTCAGGACTGGCGTTACTAATGTCGCTATTTCTAATCATCTATCTGATTAAAGCACCGCGCAAAGCCACACTGTTATCTTTTGGTCTAGCCTTAGTATTGGGCGGTGCAGTTGGTAATTTAATCGACCGCTTATTACATGGTCATGTGATTGATTTTATCCATGTGCATTATGCTGATGTTTGGCATTATCCGATTTTTAATATCGCGGATATCGGTATATCTATCGGTGTACTATTGATTGTCATTGATATGCTATTTTTGGAAAAAAAGCGTGAAATGCCACGGTCATAA